A single window of Brevundimonas vitisensis DNA harbors:
- a CDS encoding FAD-dependent oxidoreductase yields the protein MTRATLNTRRSILAGLGGLGLVGSVAGCATASGTATGPSATAFAPRRLAPIQMSPQRIIRITVCTRPFRAAGPRLDVERIGDTKVVHNYGHGGSGWSLSWGSSAIAADKAMALAGEMGSTPTIAVIGCGALGLTSALQLQRRGARVVIYAAERTPFTRSMRATGSWTPDSRIADADKVSPDFPQLWERMARESFATHQTWLGTDGDPVMFRDQYQLAAASRPTRPASRPLKLTGPAPVRFAEYRDRIAGLAPRSVPIPVESTPFAVGSARVGSQMQFNISELARRLMEQVLAQGGRIETRLFHIPTEIAALPETVVVNCTGYGARALWNDQTIVPVRGQIAWLAPQAEVDYGLYYDGVVVVSRADGIVVQSTRGGDMLGYGVEDETPDRVDAEATIARAATVFSPVRPPRPG from the coding sequence ATGACCCGCGCGACCCTGAACACCCGTCGCTCGATACTGGCCGGTCTGGGTGGGCTCGGACTGGTCGGCAGCGTGGCGGGCTGCGCGACTGCTTCGGGGACGGCGACCGGGCCTTCGGCCACTGCCTTTGCACCACGCCGGCTCGCCCCGATCCAGATGTCGCCGCAGAGGATCATTCGGATCACGGTCTGCACGCGTCCTTTCCGCGCCGCCGGCCCGCGCCTGGATGTCGAGCGGATCGGCGACACGAAAGTCGTCCACAACTACGGCCACGGTGGCAGCGGCTGGTCGCTGTCCTGGGGATCCAGCGCCATCGCCGCCGACAAGGCCATGGCCCTGGCCGGGGAAATGGGAAGCACGCCGACCATCGCCGTTATCGGCTGTGGTGCCCTGGGCCTGACCTCGGCGTTGCAGCTTCAGCGACGGGGTGCCCGGGTCGTCATCTATGCGGCGGAGCGGACACCCTTCACCCGATCGATGCGGGCAACGGGCAGCTGGACCCCCGACAGCCGCATCGCTGATGCCGACAAGGTCTCCCCCGACTTCCCCCAGCTGTGGGAGCGGATGGCCAGGGAGAGCTTTGCCACCCATCAGACCTGGCTGGGCACAGACGGAGACCCGGTGATGTTTCGCGACCAGTATCAACTGGCCGCCGCCTCTCGTCCCACCAGACCGGCCTCCCGGCCGCTGAAGCTGACTGGCCCCGCACCGGTGCGCTTTGCCGAGTACAGGGACCGCATCGCAGGCTTGGCCCCTCGCAGCGTCCCGATCCCGGTCGAGTCCACGCCCTTTGCGGTCGGATCGGCCCGCGTCGGTTCACAGATGCAGTTCAACATCTCCGAACTGGCGCGCCGCCTGATGGAGCAGGTTCTGGCCCAGGGCGGCCGGATTGAGACCCGGCTGTTCCATATTCCGACCGAGATCGCCGCCCTGCCAGAGACGGTTGTGGTAAACTGCACCGGATACGGTGCCCGGGCGCTGTGGAACGACCAGACCATAGTCCCCGTACGCGGCCAGATCGCCTGGCTCGCGCCTCAGGCCGAGGTCGACTACGGCCTCTATTACGACGGCGTGGTCGTGGTCTCGCGCGCCGATGGCATAGTGGTTCAGAGCACGCGCGGGGGCGACATGCTCGGCTATGGCGTCGAGGACGAAACCCCGGACAGGGTCGATGCGGAGGCGACGATCGCGCGCGCCGCCACCGTCTTTTCGCCGGTCAGGCCGCCTCGGCCCGGTTGA
- a CDS encoding prephenate dehydratase domain-containing protein, whose amino-acid sequence MTDIGRPQNDDSAGRVAYQGAPGAFSHEACLVLRPWDEAVGFETFAQAIDAVRSGSCDCALIPVENSTIGVVEPAATLVATSGLEQVGEVWRRIGLHLMAVPGASLSGIRTVESHPVALRQCTSALQQLGLKVVEVFDTAGAARDVAQAGDPTRAALAPAGAAEVYGLSILRNDLQDSAENRTRFVLLSRRAA is encoded by the coding sequence ATGACTGACATCGGCCGCCCCCAGAACGACGACTCCGCCGGACGCGTGGCGTATCAGGGGGCACCGGGTGCCTTCAGCCATGAGGCGTGTCTGGTGCTGAGGCCATGGGACGAGGCCGTGGGCTTCGAGACCTTTGCCCAGGCGATCGATGCCGTCCGGTCGGGCAGCTGCGACTGTGCCCTGATCCCGGTTGAGAACTCGACCATCGGTGTGGTCGAACCCGCCGCAACCCTGGTCGCGACCTCCGGCCTGGAACAGGTGGGCGAGGTCTGGCGGCGGATCGGGCTGCATCTGATGGCGGTGCCGGGCGCATCCCTGTCCGGAATCCGCACCGTCGAGAGCCATCCCGTCGCCCTCAGGCAATGCACCAGCGCATTGCAGCAGCTGGGGCTGAAGGTGGTCGAGGTGTTCGACACCGCCGGGGCCGCTCGCGACGTGGCCCAGGCCGGCGACCCTACCAGGGCCGCCCTGGCACCCGCCGGCGCGGCGGAAGTCTATGGGTTGTCGATTTTGCGCAACGATCTTCAGGATTCGGCGGAAAACCGCACGCGGTTCGTCCTGTTGAGCCGTCGCGCCGCTTGA
- a CDS encoding chorismate mutase codes for MTSSSIQHLWPNTTEPGDQTAEQRALAALRQEIDQLDDEILALFQLRLAIADRVGKAKDAPQGPHVKLRPDREQAVMARMMKQADPANAEAVEALWREIVGWGLARQGRIGVRVWAPVEPTRAFDAARLRFGAAADLRAERDPRAALAFAAEGHGVAVLAINAGDPWWRGLRDEWSTLSVFEGFGPSSTPTALAVGLIDPAALPKGRRVVVNVGGDAGDGSGARRWGLDTHHGWTLTLVEGALTPGGPEGCVGAIG; via the coding sequence GTGACCTCTTCCAGTATCCAGCATCTGTGGCCCAACACGACCGAACCGGGCGACCAGACCGCCGAGCAACGCGCCCTGGCCGCCCTGCGCCAGGAAATCGACCAGCTCGACGATGAAATCCTGGCCCTGTTCCAGCTGCGCCTGGCCATTGCCGACCGCGTGGGCAAGGCCAAGGACGCGCCCCAAGGGCCCCACGTCAAACTGCGCCCTGATCGCGAACAGGCGGTTATGGCGCGCATGATGAAACAGGCCGACCCGGCCAATGCCGAGGCGGTCGAAGCCTTGTGGCGCGAAATCGTCGGCTGGGGCCTGGCGCGTCAGGGCCGGATCGGCGTCCGGGTTTGGGCTCCGGTCGAGCCGACGCGGGCGTTCGACGCTGCGCGTCTGCGCTTCGGGGCGGCAGCGGACCTGCGGGCCGAGCGTGATCCCCGTGCGGCCCTGGCCTTTGCAGCCGAGGGGCACGGCGTAGCGGTGCTGGCCATCAATGCTGGCGATCCCTGGTGGCGCGGCCTGCGCGACGAATGGTCGACGCTCAGCGTGTTTGAGGGTTTTGGCCCGTCATCCACGCCGACGGCCCTGGCCGTTGGCCTGATCGACCCGGCGGCCCTGCCCAAAGGTCGTCGCGTCGTGGTCAATGTCGGCGGAGATGCCGGCGACGGATCCGGCGCGCGCCGCTGGGGCCTGGATACGCATCACGGCTGGACTCTGACCCTGGTGGAAGGGGCTCTGACGCCGGGCGGGCCAGAAGGCTGCGTCGGCGCCATCGGCTGA
- the pal gene encoding peptidoglycan-associated lipoprotein Pal, whose translation MNTPQIVRLTAVAALMAAMAACAPRTTADAGGGAVPGGTGPVYDNTPRGDGNIGGANVPPAPGSEQDFIVNIGDRVFFDLDSYEIRSEAYPRLNAQVSWLQRYPQVTIRIEGNADERGTREYNIALGARRAEAVRSYLVERGISPGRIDTISYGKERPIAEGSNEESWARNRNAHTAIVSGAVR comes from the coding sequence ATGAACACGCCCCAGATCGTCCGACTGACCGCCGTCGCTGCACTGATGGCCGCCATGGCTGCCTGCGCACCGCGCACCACTGCCGACGCTGGCGGCGGCGCTGTGCCCGGTGGCACCGGCCCCGTCTATGACAACACCCCCCGCGGCGACGGCAATATCGGCGGTGCCAACGTGCCGCCCGCGCCCGGATCGGAACAGGATTTCATCGTTAACATCGGCGACCGCGTCTTCTTCGACCTCGACAGCTATGAAATCCGCTCGGAAGCCTACCCCCGACTGAATGCCCAGGTCAGCTGGCTGCAGCGCTATCCGCAGGTCACGATCCGGATCGAGGGCAATGCCGACGAACGCGGCACGCGCGAATACAACATCGCCCTGGGGGCCCGCCGCGCCGAGGCGGTCCGCAGCTATCTGGTCGAGCGGGGCATCTCGCCGGGCCGGATCGACACCATCAGCTATGGCAAGGAACGCCCGATCGCCGAGGGCTCGAACGAAGAGTCCTGGGCCCGCAACCGCAACGCCCACACCGCCATCGTGTCGGGCGCGGTTCGCTGA
- the tolB gene encoding Tol-Pal system beta propeller repeat protein TolB — translation MRLKVLLSLVASLSVLAPVAALAQEPTGPTEDVIVDQGVIRPYPIAVLPFAGQNGAELSSVIRGDLRRSGFFDPLDPNSFIETGLTLANRPNFPQWTSVGAQAVLYGSVTPRPDGRNDFGFRLYDPYRQCQLAAYQFTATPEQWRRIAHKIADVVYGRMTGEQGLFDSRVIFVAESGTQLNRVSRLAIMDQDGYLPVFLTQGDEVIMSPRFSFSNPDEITYVALGKDYSRIYLYNLTTGRRESLGEFDGQVLAPRFSNDGSKVAFSIIRGGNTDIYVMDLGTRQLSRLTSDPGIDTSPSFSPDGSQIVFNSDRSGTPRLYVMRADGSGQRAISRGGGIYTAPAWSPTGNLIAFTKQAGGRFSTGIMNVDGSGERMLSSSYFEEGPSWAPNGRYVMFARQTRAGETRLWTVDLSGRVVAQSGYDGRGSDPAWSPLLDEQPAGLGVTQGADSCPT, via the coding sequence GTGCGCCTGAAGGTTCTTCTGTCACTGGTCGCTTCGCTGTCGGTTCTGGCCCCTGTCGCGGCCCTGGCCCAGGAGCCGACCGGCCCGACCGAGGACGTCATCGTCGACCAGGGCGTCATCCGTCCCTATCCGATTGCAGTCCTGCCCTTTGCCGGACAGAACGGTGCCGAACTATCCAGCGTCATTCGTGGCGACCTGCGGCGCTCGGGCTTTTTCGATCCGCTGGATCCCAACAGCTTCATCGAGACGGGCCTGACGCTGGCCAATCGCCCCAACTTCCCCCAGTGGACGAGCGTGGGAGCTCAAGCGGTGTTGTATGGCTCGGTCACGCCCCGACCGGATGGCCGCAACGATTTCGGCTTTCGCCTCTATGATCCCTATCGCCAGTGCCAGCTGGCCGCCTATCAGTTCACCGCCACTCCCGAACAGTGGCGCCGGATCGCGCACAAGATCGCCGATGTCGTCTATGGCCGGATGACCGGCGAGCAGGGCCTGTTCGACAGCCGGGTCATCTTCGTCGCCGAAAGCGGCACCCAGCTGAATCGCGTCAGCCGTCTGGCCATCATGGACCAGGATGGATACCTGCCGGTCTTCCTGACCCAAGGAGACGAGGTGATCATGTCGCCCCGCTTCTCCTTCTCCAACCCGGACGAGATCACCTATGTGGCACTGGGCAAGGACTACAGCCGGATCTACCTCTACAACCTGACCACGGGCCGCCGCGAAAGCCTGGGCGAGTTCGACGGTCAGGTTCTGGCGCCCCGCTTCTCGAACGACGGGTCGAAGGTCGCCTTCTCCATCATTCGCGGCGGGAATACTGACATCTATGTGATGGACCTGGGCACCCGTCAGCTGTCGCGCCTGACTTCGGATCCCGGCATCGACACTTCGCCCTCCTTCTCTCCGGATGGCAGCCAGATCGTGTTCAACTCCGACCGGTCGGGCACGCCGCGCCTCTATGTCATGCGCGCCGATGGATCCGGCCAGCGCGCCATTTCGCGCGGCGGCGGCATCTATACCGCCCCGGCCTGGAGCCCGACGGGCAATCTCATCGCCTTCACCAAACAGGCCGGCGGCCGGTTCTCGACCGGCATCATGAATGTCGATGGCTCCGGCGAGCGGATGCTGTCCTCCAGCTATTTCGAGGAAGGGCCCTCGTGGGCACCGAACGGCCGCTATGTCATGTTCGCGCGCCAGACCCGCGCCGGCGAAACCCGTCTGTGGACCGTCGACCTGTCGGGCCGTGTCGTGGCTCAGTCCGGCTATGACGGACGCGGCTCCGACCCCGCCTGGTCGCCGCTGCTGGACGAACAGCCCGCAGGCCTGGGCGTCACCCAGGGGGCCGACAGCTGCCCCACCTGA
- a CDS encoding energy transducer TonB, protein MARPSPAIIGSVALHLGVAALALVSWPQKPPRPVTSAVPVSIVSDEVVIRAAPADNPSEELITEDAATAPPPPPVETPPTPAPTPTPTPRPAPTPTRPAPSPRPVPPRTQPQPTPRPAQPAPTPRREEPSLDLNNLAGERRNPGTRGNQRATGQQDTGTAPRAVGRADLQALGRQITPHWIFNCDLPGADALEIRVIVRLSADGRVVGTPRIQRARSDAAFRAVSDSMLRAIRAAAPFDMPSGYQEQDIPFSFRTATQCGNR, encoded by the coding sequence GTGGCGCGGCCCAGCCCGGCCATCATCGGATCGGTTGCCCTGCATCTGGGGGTGGCGGCCCTGGCCCTGGTCTCATGGCCGCAGAAGCCGCCGCGTCCGGTGACCTCGGCCGTGCCCGTCTCGATCGTTTCCGACGAGGTGGTGATCCGTGCCGCGCCCGCCGACAATCCTTCCGAGGAACTGATCACCGAGGACGCCGCCACCGCGCCCCCGCCGCCACCGGTCGAGACGCCGCCGACACCGGCCCCCACACCGACGCCGACCCCTCGTCCCGCGCCGACCCCGACACGCCCCGCGCCTTCGCCCCGGCCGGTGCCACCCCGCACCCAGCCCCAGCCCACGCCCCGCCCGGCCCAGCCGGCTCCGACCCCGCGCCGCGAGGAACCGTCGCTCGACCTCAACAATCTGGCGGGCGAGCGACGCAATCCGGGCACGCGCGGCAACCAGCGCGCCACGGGCCAGCAGGACACCGGCACCGCCCCGCGTGCGGTCGGCCGCGCCGATCTTCAGGCCCTGGGTCGCCAGATCACGCCGCACTGGATCTTCAACTGCGACCTGCCCGGCGCAGATGCGCTGGAAATCCGGGTCATCGTGCGCCTGAGTGCAGACGGCCGGGTGGTCGGCACACCGCGCATCCAGCGCGCCCGCAGCGACGCTGCGTTCCGTGCCGTGTCCGACAGCATGCTGCGCGCCATCCGCGCTGCTGCGCCGTTCGATATGCCGTCCGGCTATCAGGAGCAGGACATCCCCTTCTCGTTCCGAACCGCCACCCAGTGCGGGAACCGCTGA
- a CDS encoding ExbD/TolR family protein — protein sequence MAMGAAGGTGGGRGRRRRSRKKPLSEINVTPLVDVMLVLLIIFMISAPLLTVGVPLELPKTEASAVDASDEPVTISIDQNGAIFIADSETSWDGLIQAVADEGGADARERPIFVRADGRAPYQAVARVMARLSASGFTKLNLITDTAASSTPAEL from the coding sequence ATGGCCATGGGTGCCGCAGGCGGAACCGGTGGAGGGCGCGGACGCCGCCGCCGTTCACGCAAGAAGCCGCTCAGCGAGATCAACGTCACGCCTCTGGTGGACGTCATGCTGGTGCTGCTGATCATCTTCATGATCTCGGCTCCTCTACTGACCGTGGGCGTGCCATTGGAGTTGCCCAAGACGGAAGCCAGCGCCGTGGATGCCTCCGACGAGCCCGTCACGATCTCGATTGATCAGAACGGTGCCATCTTCATCGCCGACAGCGAGACCAGCTGGGACGGTCTGATCCAGGCCGTCGCCGATGAGGGTGGGGCCGACGCGCGCGAACGTCCGATCTTTGTGCGGGCTGATGGCCGTGCGCCCTATCAGGCGGTGGCGCGGGTCATGGCCCGGTTGTCGGCTTCTGGTTTCACGAAGCTGAACCTGATCACCGACACGGCCGCCTCCTCCACCCCGGCGGAGCTCTGA
- the tolQ gene encoding protein TolQ, with protein MTLPADASLLNPVELFLTADWVVKAVMIGLAAASVWSWTIIIDKAFRFAALNRQADQFETAVSSGRSLEDVAAQAGPAPNHALPRMLVQAMTDWRDARSRGGLTDHQTGLLIARIDRALDSLIARESQRLENGLGVLSVVATASPFIGLFGTVWGIMNAFDAIATAGNTNLTTVAPAIAEALFATAIGLAAAIPAYIAYNKFSIDAGKFTGRLETFADDLQAAIARRLGSPATPVAPPPPAPSGDFSLRRSV; from the coding sequence ATGACCCTGCCCGCCGACGCCTCCCTGCTGAACCCGGTCGAGCTGTTTCTGACTGCCGATTGGGTGGTCAAGGCCGTGATGATCGGACTGGCCGCTGCCTCTGTCTGGTCCTGGACGATCATTATCGACAAGGCCTTCCGCTTCGCCGCCCTGAACCGTCAGGCGGATCAGTTCGAGACGGCGGTTTCATCCGGTCGATCGCTGGAGGATGTCGCCGCCCAGGCCGGGCCCGCGCCGAACCATGCCCTGCCCCGGATGCTGGTCCAGGCCATGACCGACTGGCGCGACGCCCGCTCGCGGGGAGGCCTGACAGATCACCAGACAGGCCTGCTGATCGCCCGCATCGACCGGGCGCTGGACAGCCTGATCGCGCGGGAAAGCCAGCGGCTCGAGAACGGCCTGGGCGTGCTGTCAGTGGTAGCCACTGCCTCGCCCTTCATCGGGCTGTTCGGCACGGTCTGGGGCATCATGAACGCCTTTGACGCCATCGCCACGGCGGGCAACACCAATCTGACCACCGTGGCCCCGGCCATCGCAGAGGCCCTGTTTGCCACGGCAATCGGCCTGGCGGCCGCCATCCCAGCCTACATCGCCTACAACAAGTTTTCGATCGACGCTGGCAAGTTCACCGGCCGGCTTGAGACCTTCGCCGACGATCTGCAGGCCGCCATCGCCCGCCGCCTGGGTTCCCCTGCCACGCCCGTCGCACCCCCGCCGCCTGCGCCGTCGGGTGACTTCAGCCTGCGCCGGAGCGTCTGA